tgtgctttattacactttgtagACTTTGATAAGGGTACCCCAGCTGATTAACCCAGCAGATACCAGTAATTGTTTTGAGCATTTTCAGTGATAAATAGTACTGCTTCAGACAGTCATGTCTGGGCATCCATAACTGTTAACCACTCAAGACTCAAGAAGCACACATTTAGTGACctacgtttcgactagaagtcatAGTCAGTGTCTTCAAATGTTGGAATGGTTTTGGATTCACTTACTTTTATCATTTTGGAGTATGCTATACCCCCCATTGATAGACTTTGTCTGCATTAGGATTTTACcattacatttttgtcagtttggcAATTGAAAAGTGATTTGACAGTTGTGAAGCTGCTATCATGTTTTCACTTGCGTGCTGTAACTGAAATCATAATATTTTTGCTGAAATCTGTTGTGAAgataatattatttgtttgtttatacttTGTTCCTGAGTTGAAGTCGAGATTGAATTTCTCTATCTGTTGAATTTTTCAATGTAACTCAGTAATTTTGTTTATGTAATTATCTAATTACCTTGTCCCTTCAGTATGAGAGTGTTTATTCTCAATTCAGTTACTCTATAAATTGAAATTAATGTTTGTGTATTTTCCTTTCTAGGAAGAACAGCCCTTGTGTTGCTTGTTTGCGGAAGAGTGAGCAGGTAGTTGAATGCAGCCATGGTGTTAATCCTAGGCAGGAGATTAAACAGGGACGACCATGGGGTACACGATTCCCCAGCCACCAAGCGGAAGGTCTTCGAGGGGGACTCCAAGACGCTGGGGAGCCATGACATCTTCGATTTCTGCTCGGGGTCGACTCATGCTGAGAGCATCCTGCAGGTGTTCAACGAGTTCAGGGATAGCCGTCTCTTCACCGACGTGATCATCTGCGTGGAGGGCCGCGAGTTCCCTTGCCACCGCGCCATCCTTTCTGCCTGCAGCAGTTACTTCAGGGCCATGTTCTGCAACGACCACCGCGAGAGCCGCGAGATGCTGGTGGAGATCAACGGCATCCTGGCTGAAGCCATGGACAGCTTCCTGCAGTACGTCTACACGGGCAAGGCCAAGATTACCACAGAGAACGTCCAGTTCCTCTTTGAGACCTCCAGTCTCTTCCAGATCGGGGCCCTGCGCGACGCCTGCGCCAAGTTCCTGGAGGACCAGCTGGATCCCTGCAACTGCCTGGGCATCCAGCGCTTTGCAGACACCCACTCGCTCAAGCACCTTGCCAGCCGCTGCAGGACCTATGCTCAGCAGAACTTCGCAGATGTGGCCCAGCATGAGGAGTTCCTGGACCTGCGCCGGGACGAGCTGGTGGCGATCATCTCCAGTGACGAGCTGGTCGTTGGCAAGGAAGAGACGGTCTTTGAGGCCGTCATGCGCTGGGTCTACCACGATGTGGACTACAGGAGGCCCATGCTCAAGGAGCTGCTCCATCACGTTAGAATGCCCCTGCTGCACCCCAACTACTTCGTCCAGACTGTGGAGGGAGACCAGATCATCCAGAACTCACCTGAGTGCTACCAGCTGCTGCACGAGGCCCGGAGATACCATGTGCTGGGCAACGAGATGATGTCGCCCAGGACCAGACCTCGCAGGTAGGGGTCACAAGTCATGAGGCTGGGGGTGGAAACTAGTGCAGCTACAGTATACATCAAATGAGAGGAATAAGTGACTTACACATAGGCCTCCTCTATATTGTCGCTTTCATGACCCTGGTACTCATACTGCCAAAATGTATGACTTAAACAGGATGCCATAGATATAGGAAAATATCAGTGATAGCCTTACTCCTTTTGGTTCACTTCTTAATTGAGTGAACATAACTGATTCATATAGAAGGGACTGTAACTTTTCACTGTTTATCAAGTCTGAGTTTTGATAGTTGTAGCACAAATAGCAACGTGATGTTGTGTATTTTCAGCGTTTCATGCTTGGCATGTAACAACGGGGACGTGGTTTTAAGTATAGTGATCGCATTTCAGTTAAAGTAATGGTATTTCAGCTGTGTTCAGCAAAACAGTGTAACTTCATCAAATACAGTGTGTAGTGTTAGCTAGACCAGGCAGGTTTGCATATGTTTGACAGGGACGTATTATTTCTTATTGGGTAAAGTAATAGATACAGAGCGCCACATTTAAGTTATTGGCCACCAACACACAGTCATTTCAAAATGTCTTCGTTGAAGACTTCTCACCATCTAGTTTCTTATTTGTGTTTCTATATCCCCTTCCCTTTTAATTTTCTAGTCTAAAAAGAACACTACCTGACTTAATATTCTCTGCAGAAATATACTACACCATTTCTGCTATTTGCCCACTACAAGCAGTATAGTCTTTTGTCAAAGATGAAAGCAAACTGAGGATTCAAATAAAGACAGGTGGCTTATTTTCTATCTGCTCACATTAAAAGATTAAAGGAAAGGGGAACCTGAGTAAAAGTAAATGTCAAGTTCTGTATTGAAGACTTTCAAAGGTACTTTTATGTGGATTTTGTGTTTGTAACGCTGCTTAAATGATATCGGTAGGCTTATGGTgatgatatgatatgatatatacagtaatcctcAGAGTATGATATTACTTTCAACACGACACAATGTGCGTCCCCTGAGTGTAATTTACAGAAAACTGTATTGGTGTAAGGATTTGGGTTTTTAATACTCTCAGTTGTGTCACGTTTAGGCCTACATGTCGTCttgtttttgataatttgttttgcCAGTTTGTGCACCAGGGTTATGAAAGCAAGGATAGTAGTGGAGGCGTGTGTGTGTATTCTGTACATTTTTACTTATTTGAGAACTGCCCatgtaattgattaaaaaaaaaacaatgtgagttgtgtgtttttttttttttgtttttttttttaataaagttattcaACTCTTTGAATGCTTCACCGGCCTATGATGTGACTCAATGTCCTACATTTAATCAACACAATAAAAGTATAACTTGACGACAGTGTATAGGTCAGCTACTGTTTCCTTTATTAACATGTGTAGTGTGTGGTGCACACATGTGTATTATGCCTGCTTACGCAACCAGGGGAAGACAAACAAGCTCAGTAGTTTCATTTATTGTTTTgtgcaaaacaaataacaaacctAGATCCATAAAAGTTTCCTCCTGCATGTCAAGCATTATGGTCAGTGTGGTTTTTGTACTTGAACCATGACTTTAGTTGTTGCTGTAGTAGTCTcattgttcacacacacacatctctttTGGTTTCTCCGTTTTTGTTTTAAAGGAGTTAGAGgactttgttttgtattgtaggGAATAGTTATAAGCTATATAATACATGCTTTAGAAACTGACTATTAACCTGCCTTGGGAAAGGGGAACTTCAGGATACAGGTGTAATCTTTGTGTAGAAAAGACATCAGCAGAAAAAAGGAAGGTTCATTGTTCTGAAGCGCCGAGCTGATTTGTTTATGCTGGTATCTGCATGCATAACAGATGATGACTGCTGGGTGTCACGTATCAGGATCACGTCTGGCGTGCAGTGTCAGTATCCAGGCAGAAAACTGACTGCTGCCTTTGTCTTGACAAGGAGCTCCCCAAGGGCTGAACTTCCTGTCTCTGGGGAATTTGAATTTCATATTCCAGCACGCCTCTTTGTTTTCCTTCCAAACCGGTTTTGACTAGTGTCTTCCTTTTTTTTTCGAATTTATGTAACTTAGTAGCTAGAATTTGTATTTTAAGGATTTTAAGGAACTGTTTTGGAATAGTAGTGATGGGAGGgaaaaaagtatttaaacaaCAAGCTTCTCTAATAAATACCAGTAGCCTGTATGTACATGAAAGATAAACAACTTTGCTGTTTCGGGTAAACGCTTCCAATGTAAATGCAGATATGTTTTGAACCAGCTAACCATCATTCTTGTGACATTAGAGTGCGGTACTTAATTTACTTAGCTATAACCCCAAtctcttttacatgtttttactgcaattTAGTGTCCCCATCTCCTAAAATCCTAACTGGAAACACCTTTCACCAATTCACAAAGAAgcaccctgaaaaaaaaaaaggaaatcgaACATTCAGAAACACTGGGATTACACACTAGGGACTCTAGTAAAACAGTGATcagtatttaattattaataaagaatataaaagtaacaacaaaacaaagggttAACATGATGTTTAGTGAATATCTAAACATTTTTATACAAAGAAGGACTAAACCGGGTCAGAATATAGGTGACTATTTGAAACTCAGAGAGTTGTTGTGACTGAGTGGGATCTTTTTAAGAACAGGCAAGCCAAGCGATCAGACAGCTGCTAGGAACTGGAGGAGCATCAAATGGTCTCTTCTCATTCATCACTGTCCTTATGTTATTATTCCCCTGCTGATTTGCCCTTTCTCCCTTACAGATCCACAGGCTTTTCGGAGGTGATCGTGGTGGTCGGGGGCTGCGAGCGAGTAGGGGGCTTTAACCTCCCCTACACCGAATGCTACGACCCAGTGACGGGAGAGTGGAAGTCTCTGGCCAAACTTCCAGAGTTCACCAAATCTGAATATGCAGTCTGCGCTTTGAGGAATGACATCCTCGTCTCAGGTAACTTCCCATCCGACCTGACTTTTCCCCACTTGCTAAGCCTGTATATCTCGCAGCAGACTGGTTTGACAGCCTGTACAGCCTGTGGagccaaggttttaaaaaaaataaaaaaataaatcttggttAAGGCCATTTAACTACAGTGTCCCAGAATGGGTGGTAGATGGAGTCTGCctttctgtctgactgtctgccacagttttacatacatctagagaactgcttattcagtgatgaaacttgaaaaggaCATTATTTATTAGGAGTATCGGAATCTGGGGGTACGTGCATATGGAGGCACCTGTCCGCATGGGGAGACCGTGGATGTGCAGTAGTTCATTGTGATCTGCTTTCTCATGTTACTGAGCAATCTGAGCTTTTAACATGGTAAAAACTTTCCTAAACAACTGCTTTACAGCTGAAATAGTAAAACTGACATTACGTGACACCTGGAGCATCACACCCTTAATGAATGGACGTGCCTGTGTTCTGTTGCTCCAAGTGTCCAATATATCTGGCATTGAGAAAACAGGCAATAAAATAGGTGTGGGAACATACCCCGGGCAGTAAAACTTTTCTCAGTATCTGAATCCACCAGATGTTTTATAAGCCTGTGGAATCCTAGTTGCCTGCTCTTTTTGCACACTTCCTGATTTCTAAGAAAACACAAGATGCTGTGGCCCTTTCAACTCAACTGGCCCCACCTACTTCttaatattatgatttaaaatgccACTGCATCATTAGCTGTAAATGGCAGCGACTACAAATAGCAGTTTCTGATGTCATCTACGAATTGTTAGCTTGGTGCCGtgaagttgttatttttttaaatacaagatgAAGTGATTCACAGAGGAGACTCCCTGTGAATACTGGATTGTCTCTTGTTGCTGTAGCTAATGGGGAGGGTGTATGGACAGCTGTCCCATCTGAAAAGGCCAAAGTCATGGCAGAAACCCTGAACAGCCTGGAGTGCGATTGGTATTTTACACAAACATGACAACACCATTGAGACAAACAAAATATTCCCTGCAAAAATAAACAGTTCTACAGTACATCATTGCAGGTCTTTCACCCTTGACCAAATCTTCAgcatgaatgtttgtttttttacttttgcatCACCTAACCCTATTATATCCCTGCACTAATAAGCTTATCCTAatttcatggtaaaaaaaataccaagaagcatatgaaaaaaaaaacatgcttgaaGCCTTTGTCCTCTGGCagctgttttttcattttttctgagTCAGTCTTATCTTCTGCAAAATAACCATGTGAGCCAGGTTCATTCTACTAGCTCCCAAAGAGTAAACATTGCTCTGAGGCACgtgggagagaggaagagaggcaCACAAAAGgagcttaaaaataatatttctgaatGTTCTCCagcagtaatataaataaatagcaactCTAGGGAACAAAGTATTCTCCTAATTGAAATCTATTCCCTCATTTTTACAGAGAAAAGCTTGCTTTGCATTTCGTCTTGTAAACCACTTTAAGAGCAGTAACCTCCCAGCTGACTCAACCTCTAATTGTCTGCTGCATAATAAATCTTTATAACACACCTTAATGTCTTGGCTATTTCTGAACAGAGCAAGGCAGCAGaaaatgttaaatgtgttttggaAATACAGTAAACTGTGGACCTTAACTAAGCACAGCCATGAGGTGAACTTGCATGTACTTCTCACATGATGCCAGTTCAACTGCTAATTTAACATCAACCGTTAGGAGgccaacttcatattttcagtgttgtggaaactcTTTTGGGAAAATTTAAtgacacccttcactttgacctaaGATGGCAGACTTGCTGTACTATTTTATGGTCATATGcaactgtattctgtgattctctaggTCTATCATGTGTATTATACATGGAAAACACTTTGTAGCTGTTATTTTACAAAGCTGTCACTGTTGCACTGCTAGATAACCGTGGCATTTatctctgacctaatatggctgtcATACTGAGGTAAGTGCCTACATTTTCTGTGTTCTATCATTTCTGTTATTTGGTAAATGTGAACTGTTTCTCTGccacattgttgttgttgttgttgttgttgtttttttttttttttttttacctgccaATGATACAAACCACACACTTTGAAATTCTGTTTTATAACAAGATGTCCTGAGTCACTGTATTTACATGCTGTATATTTCAGCTTCCtatctgatattattattattattattattattattattattattattattattattattatttcttagcagatgcccttatccagggcgacttacagtcgtaaacaaacaATTCAAGACTCACAGTActagtattaatacaattaagagcaagataaaatacaatgacttcagttctagtaagtacaagtatattactaAATACGAATCagtatcggagcagataacagtgtccgtgatagttacatcaggatacgattaaatgcaaaattttATTCCTCCCTTGCATGAATTCTATTTATTTGTACTTGTTGCTTCCCATACCAGTAATACTGGTTGGAGTGTTGAGTTTCACGAATTACTAAACTAAAAAACACTTTACAGTTTACCCTGGGTTTATATGTTAACCAGCACTTCTAAATGCCAAATACTTTACACATGAAGATTGAGAGAAGTTCAGTTGTAGCCTCAGGGAGTTCATTGTTTACATACAGCTTTGAGGCCAGGCAGAGCGTGACTGGCTTCATTTAGTATGTCGTCATTATTTGACGATATTGACTATTCTGCGAGGTAGGCTGTATTTAACTTGTCAGCGTTTCTCGATTCTTTCCCCATTGTGTCAATATCATTTGCTATCAAAGGAGTTTAATCTCCATTGGTCCAGATTCCAAATATATCTGTACTCTAATCTAAATTAGGTTTTGTTCTGGTTGACTAAATAGAGGATATGTCATGAAAAAACAAGAATTATGGTATTTATGTGATGGGGGGCTGTGGCAATAACAAACAAGCCTTCGTGGGAGTTTGTTCTCCTTCTTCCACTTACTGTCCATGACATACAGACCATAATTAATGATTTTTCATCTCTTGTTTATACACGAATGCTTACATCAAtaagaacatactgtatatacatatttcaatttgttttaaacaatttttaaaacatattgttgCACTACTTAAGTTTGTGaaggactgtattaaaataaactttttattttaactaaTAGATACATTTCAGACAAATACACTGGTTACTTGATCTAGTtatttgttgtattgtattttttttaatttgttgtatcGTATTTTTATGCTCTAGGTCATGCTCTATGTTATTTGAATGCTCGATGTCATTGTTTTTTCATGACATATTGGTACCTTATTTATGCCACGGAtgtttacattttcaattaataaGAGATCAGTAAATATACTTTAGCTCCCCGAACTTATTTGAAGGCACTGTGCGGTAATCTGTTGCATTTAACAAAGCAATAGTACAGAGTAGGCTCATCCCTTCTGCCATGTGGGTTTCAAAacttgatatctggtactacactcggtTAAAGAGAATTCTGTTCACAAGACaagcttttagactgtcttgtacttccCTTCACTGGcgtctttcctgtcaataaccaataaCACGTGTTAGATTCATATGGTCGGTCCTATTACCTGAACTACACAAAGTAAAACTGTTGTGTGGTGTCAGGAAAAATGTTTTTGAGTCCAATTGAAAATAAAGGTTAGAAAACAGAAGAGTTCATATGCAGATAAGAGGTAAGATCATATTTTGAAAGGGGCTACAGATAATAGTTCCATCATACTGGTTTGCATTTCCTTTCACTGTGCGAGTCTGGCATGTTCAGacttatatatattgtaattcaTTTTAAGCACACCGTCTTTTGATCTTACTGGCTATTATCAAGCTTCTCTAACATCATTGAGCCCTGCTTACAAACAGTGGTCAGGATATTGGAagataaatctctctctctctctctctctctctatatatatatatatatatatatatatatatatatatatatatatatatatatatatatatatatatatataatcaacctATTGATAACCGAGAAAAAGAAGGAGGAAGTGAACAGGACAGGTCAATCCTAAGCTAGATGGCTTTTTAAAAGGAATGAATGCAATAGAGATCACGCACTGAACTACACTGagtttttgttcagttttttaaaggacaaaagaaatgttttaatacaGGTGCTCCCAGAGGAGGGTTGAACCTGTTGAGATCTTGGTGGCAGCAAGATTTTAACTAACCACATGAATCTGCCCCAAATGTGAATGTTTGTTGATAGTGAAAGGTaacgtgtgtgtgggtgtattaTGTGAACTCTGCAGGGATAGTAAAAGAGGAATGTTACAGTTGTTGGTTCAGTAATCTTTGCATAGCAGTTGAACAATTTGCATATGATTAATGCAACTTTTCTGTTAAGCATCAATTTTCCATTTTCTCTTTAAATGCATGGAATTCCTCATGTCAGTTTAGTGGATTGTTGACCAGGGTAAACCCAGCCACTGGTGCATAAACTGTCCATTTCCTGTATGTCTGTACAGTGTCTCAGGCATATTTAATGAACTCCCAAGTGGAATGTTAGGAATATTTCTaagagttttgtttattttttccagtctgctattttttatttatatactgtatatatatttgtaattcttGCTGGCTATCCATAAGTGATGGATGTGAGGTGTGGGGAGCTACAATTCATCACACAGTGATAATTCACTGCTGATAGAACAGTGAATTCTCATTTTCCCTGCCCATCGCCTTCTGTCCTCAAATACAAAGGGCCACATTCACTAAgttagcagcatttttttttttttcaaaggaactAGCAATTCACTTAggttatttatttgaagctttgTAACCATTAGCATCTTTTTTTCTGGTATAAACTTGAAGTCCTGGAGTTAATGCTTGGTGCATATGACCCAAATCATATCTGCATTAAATTCATCCTTAGATCTTTCTTGAACTTGGCATGTTTTAAGCCTACAGTCCTCCTATTTGCTGACATTGTATTGCATTGAAATAAGTCATCTTTAAGACAGTTTAGATATTTATGTTTTTTCAGAGTGTTTAATCGCACTGATGACTCCTTTAGCAGTAAGGCTAAACTGCTGATATTTATTTTTGGCTGCTGAAATAGGAAGTGGTTATACTGTCTGTGGAAAGCATAAATCTTCTATTGGCTCAtcctgtgcttttctttttaaggtGGACGGATTAACGGTCGGGATGTTTGGATGTATAACTCTCAGCTTAACATGTGGATCAGGGTTGCC
The sequence above is drawn from the Acipenser ruthenus chromosome 12, fAciRut3.2 maternal haplotype, whole genome shotgun sequence genome and encodes:
- the LOC117417371 gene encoding kelch-like protein 24, with protein sequence MVLILGRRLNRDDHGVHDSPATKRKVFEGDSKTLGSHDIFDFCSGSTHAESILQVFNEFRDSRLFTDVIICVEGREFPCHRAILSACSSYFRAMFCNDHRESREMLVEINGILAEAMDSFLQYVYTGKAKITTENVQFLFETSSLFQIGALRDACAKFLEDQLDPCNCLGIQRFADTHSLKHLASRCRTYAQQNFADVAQHEEFLDLRRDELVAIISSDELVVGKEETVFEAVMRWVYHDVDYRRPMLKELLHHVRMPLLHPNYFVQTVEGDQIIQNSPECYQLLHEARRYHVLGNEMMSPRTRPRRSTGFSEVIVVVGGCERVGGFNLPYTECYDPVTGEWKSLAKLPEFTKSEYAVCALRNDILVSGGRINGRDVWMYNSQLNMWIRVASLNKGRWRHKMAVLLGKVYAVGGYDGQSRLSSVECYDSFSNRWTEVAPMKEAVSSPAVASCANKLFVIGGGPDDNTCSDKVQCYDPESNTWLLRANIPIAKRCITAVSLNNLIYVSGGLTKSIYCYDPIEDYWMHVVHTFNKQESCGMSICNGKIFILGGRGENGEATDTVLCYDPATGIITGVAAMPRPISYHGCVTIHRYNEKYYKP